A single genomic interval of Spirosoma taeanense harbors:
- a CDS encoding PD-(D/E)XK nuclease-like domain-containing protein — MISQRIISSPQPLIDPSEDYRALPRVSNSDLTRLKEEHLGYWSVPSARFIPEKAKVFGRAFHQHLLEPETIGTVLEQLLPDMTPDANVLAPKQTEQLNTLMRTIRQDAFCRRYLRLSERERVVLFTDPTTGIACKARLDMVYTSPKRRNALIIDVKTTSARTQAQFLESCYTYDYDRQAAFYLDSLRYADTPGGRPGEWATTRQFRFVFVGVMKQRPHRLFAVDATSIPNFIEYGRKKYRFWLRKWREEQQDVAPLATSAWSLSA; from the coding sequence ATGATTTCGCAACGAATAATTTCCTCTCCTCAGCCGCTCATTGACCCTAGCGAGGATTACCGCGCCTTACCGCGCGTGTCAAACTCGGATCTGACACGGTTGAAAGAGGAGCATCTGGGCTATTGGTCGGTGCCGTCGGCGCGGTTCATTCCCGAAAAAGCAAAGGTTTTTGGGCGGGCGTTTCACCAGCACCTGCTTGAGCCCGAAACCATCGGAACCGTCCTCGAACAGCTGCTGCCCGATATGACGCCCGACGCTAACGTACTAGCTCCGAAACAAACTGAGCAGCTTAATACGCTGATGCGGACTATCCGGCAGGATGCTTTCTGTCGGCGGTATCTGCGTCTGTCGGAACGTGAGCGGGTTGTGCTCTTCACCGACCCTACGACGGGCATAGCCTGTAAAGCCCGTCTGGATATGGTCTACACCAGCCCCAAACGCCGGAATGCGCTAATTATAGACGTAAAGACGACCTCGGCCCGCACCCAGGCGCAGTTTCTGGAGTCGTGCTATACTTACGATTATGACCGGCAGGCTGCTTTTTACCTCGACAGCCTTCGCTACGCCGATACGCCGGGCGGTAGGCCTGGCGAGTGGGCCACAACGCGGCAGTTTCGGTTTGTCTTTGTCGGCGTTATGAAACAACGCCCTCATCGGCTATTTGCCGTTGACGCTACGTCGATTCCGAATTTCATTGAGTACGGTCGTAAAAAGTACCGCTTCTGGCTGCGCAAATGGCGCGAAGAACAGCAGGATGTTGCTCCTCTGGCAACATCGGCTTGGAGCCTGAGCGCCTGA